A DNA window from Ornithodoros turicata isolate Travis chromosome 10, ASM3712646v1, whole genome shotgun sequence contains the following coding sequences:
- the LOC135370093 gene encoding putative nuclease HARBI1, translating into MNPSPRKRKAAALVVALLPELLGEGSERSPKRKRPWVKAISKAHSQVGAQNSLLPVLRLSDDDFRGYLRISSTDFEELISGIREAVECEDTLMRPALTVEEQLTITLRFLATGESFHSLHYQYCVGTSTIHNKVKKVCGALCDYLIPRYMRLPATSAQWEEVADKFFARWHFPHCLGALDGKHVRIRCPPKAGSSFFNYKGHHSIVLMALVDADKKAIFVDAGVNGRCNDSITFRATELFRKLDSGDCNIPQPVPLPGQTVPTGFAVVADAAFPLKKYMLRPYAQKDLQQKANRVYNYRHSRARHVVEAFFGIMSSRFRVLLTEINGLPENVTRIVLACCALHNFVSHKGNQQPTSQATGGLEDLEGYGAKSSDEARTMRDRFREYFVSERGALPWQDKYLDAH; encoded by the exons ATGAACCCCTCGCCGCGAAAGCGCAAAGCTGCTGCTTTGGTTGTCGCACTGCTACCTGAGCTTTTGGGTGAAGGCAGTGAAAGGTCGCCAAAAAGGAAGAGACCGTGGGTGAAGGCGATATCGAAGGCCCATTCACAAGTTGGCGCGCAAAACAGCCTACTTCCTGTCCTTCGGCTGAGCGACGACGACTTCAGGGGCTACTTGCGGATCAGCTCGACTGATTTTGAAGAGCTTATCTCCGGCATCCGTGAGGCTGTGGAGTGTGAGGACACTTTGATGCGACCAGCTTTAACGGTAGAGGAGCAGCTGACCATCACGCTCCGTTTCTTAGCCACAG GAGAGTCGTTCCACTCTCTTCACTATCAGTACTGCGTTGGTACCAGTACAATCCACAACAAGGTGAAGAAAGTCTGTGGAGCATTGTGCGACTACCTGATTCCCCG GTACATGAGGCTGCCGGCTACCAGTGCTCAGTGGGAAGAGGTTGCCGACAAGTTTTTTGCCCGTTGGCACTTCCCCCATTGTCTCGGTGCTCTAGACGGCAAGCATGTCAGAATTCGGTGTCCTCCAAAGGCTGGCTCTTCGTTCTTTAATTATAAGGGTCACCACAGTATTGTGCTGATGGCACTTGTGGACGCAGATAAGAAG GCCATCTTCGTGGATGCCGGAGTGAATGGGAGGTGCAACGACTCCATCACCTTTCGTGCAACGGAGTTGTTCCGGAAGCTTGACAGCGGGGACTGCAACATCCCTCAGCCTGTCCCACTTCCTG GCCAGACAGTTCCAACGGGGTTTGCTGTCGTCGCAGATGCTGCATTTCCCCTGAAGAAGTACATGCTGAGGCCTTATGCTCAGAAAGATCTGCAGCAGAAGGCAAACCGCGTTTACAACTACAG GCATTCGCGAGCCCGGCATGTGGTTGAAGCATTCTTCGGCATAATGAGCTCGCGGTTCCGTGTCCTGCTGACGGAGATCAATGGCTTGCCTGAAAACGTGACACGGATTGTCCTTGCATGTTGTGCTCTACACAACTTTGTAAGCCACAAGGGAAACCAGCAGCCCACGTCGCAAGCAACAGGAGGACTCGAGGACCTCGAGGGGTATGGTGCCAAGTCATCAGATGAGGCTCGAACGATGAGGGACCGCTTCAGGGAATACTTTGTGAGCGAGCGTGGTGCCCTGCCCTGGCAGGACAAATACCTAGATGCACACTAA